The genomic segment CTCGAGATCCTGCGCGGGACGGCAAGCAAGCAGGAGAAGCTGGTCAGGCTCGAGGCGCTGCTCGATACCAAGAGCGATATCGACACGGTGACCAAGCTGGTGCTGGCGTCGAACTACCGCACGTTCTCCGAGCAGCAGCGCGGCGAGTTCCAGAAGCTGTTCAAGCAGTATCTGTCGGCCACCTACGGAGGGCAGATCGACAAGTACTCGAACGAGCGGGTGGAGGTGACGGGCGGGCGGCCCGAAGCGCACGGCGATTACACCGTGCAGACGCGCTTGAAGCGCACCAACGGGCAGCCCGACATCCTGGTCGACTACCGCCTGCGCCAGAAGAACGGCCAGTGGCTCCTGATCGACGTCATCGGCGAGGGGGTCAGCCTCATCGCCAACCTGCGCTCGCAGTTCCAGGAGATCCTGTCGCAGGGAGGACCCGAGCGCCTGCTCAAGGTTCTGCGCGAGAAGAGCGCGGCCTGAGCGCGCTGGACCTCGCTGACGATTCCACTACGCTCGGCTCATGAGAATGAAAACATCGTTCCTGCTTTCGCTTCTCCTGCTCGCCGCGCCCGCGGCGGCGGCCGTCGCCGTCGGCGAGCGGGTGCCTGCGTTCACCGCCAGGACCGCCGACGTCTCGGCGGCCG from the Candidatus Limnocylindrales bacterium genome contains:
- a CDS encoding ABC transporter substrate-binding protein, whose translation is MRSFLCAMTGLLLAGVLSVNATAATAAGQSPEQFVEQTAAQVLEILRGTASKQEKLVRLEALLDTKSDIDTVTKLVLASNYRTFSEQQRGEFQKLFKQYLSATYGGQIDKYSNERVEVTGGRPEAHGDYTVQTRLKRTNGQPDILVDYRLRQKNGQWLLIDVIGEGVSLIANLRSQFQEILSQGGPERLLKVLREKSAA